The Levilactobacillus namurensis genomic interval TGTAACGCGATTTGATGTCGCTTGGCTAATTCTAAAACGGCCAAAAAAGTCGTGACCACTTCCTCTAAGACCGGCGTCGGCCCGAACAAGTGATCAAAGGTCACAGGGTGCCGATTCAAACGGTGTAAGACCGTACGCATCTGATCTTTCACGGTAAAGCGCTCCGAGGCCACCCGCTGGGTCACGGGACGCGCCACCGATACCCGGTGGACCAACTTAAGCAACGCCGACTGCAAGTCTGCGACGGTCGTTCCCGGGGCCACGGTCAACGGCGTATCACTGGGCACCGCCATCGCGGAGCGGGTAAAGTGCTGCTGCCGTTCTTGGGCCCGGCGTTTCAGATCCTGGGCCGCTTGCTGGTACCGCTGATACTCTAGTAACTGGTTGACCAGCTCTTCTCGGGGGTCGCTATACGCTTCTTCGTCCGCCGCCGGGACCACCGTCTGTGGTTTCGGCAATAATAGTTTAGCTTTGATAGCCATCAGATTAGCAGCCATCACAAAATATTCGCCTGCCACGTCTAACCGTAACGTCTGCATCTGATGCAAATAATCCAGATACTGCGTGGTAATGGTGGCAATGCGAATATCATAAATATCCATTTCATTGGTTTTAATCAAGTGAAGCAATAGATCGAGCGGTCCCTCAAAATCACTGACTTGAATCAGCGGTTGACCGTCCATCGTGGTCTTGTCCATGTTGATACTCCCACTCTGCAATAATCTTGGCATTCGCCAACGTCCCCATCACCCGTTGTTGGGGAACCGTCGCGGCCAAGTCATCCAGCATGTTCTGGGCATTACGGGTGGTCTGCTTATCCGGCATCAACGTCAGTAAACGCACCACCACGTAGCGGCCCTGTTGCTCGGTGCCTAAGATGCCGGCAAAATCATCGCGGCGATCCTTCCACAAGTAAAGGGTCCGATCGTCGCTGGTCTGGTACCAGGTCAGCGCATGCTGGAGTCGGTCCCAATCCTTAAAGACGGGATCGAGGCTTAAGATCCCCATTGCAATTTTTTGATAATCGCTACGATACTTCAATAACATACTTGTCCTCCGTCTAAACGTCCACTCACTTTACCACACTTTAAAATCCGAAACAACTGGCGATCAGGCCCGGGGGTGATACCGGTCATACACCGCCGTCAAGCGTTTCTTAGAGATGTGGGTGTAGATCTGGGTCGTGGTAATATCCGCGTGTCCCAGTAGCTCCTGGACCACCCGCAGATCCGCCCCATTCTCCAAGATATGCGTCGCAAAGGAGTGGCGCAATGTATGGGGAGTCACGTCTTTTTGGATGTCCGCCAAGGCCACGTAGCGCTTGATCTTTTGCCAAATGGCCTGGCGGGTCAAGCCGCCACCATGGGCGTTCAAGAATAAGTAGGGACTGGTCCGCTGCTTCAATAGGACGGGCCGACTATGCTGCAAGTACTGCTGAATCCAATCGCTCGCCACATCACCAATCGGCACGATGCGCTCCTTGTCGCCCTTACCCAGGGTCTGAATCAATCCCATCTCCAGGTGCAAGTCGACCAGCTTCAAGTGGACCAGCTCACTGACCCGTAAGCCTGTCGCATACAAGACCTCCAACATGGCCCGGTCCCGGATACCGTATTTATCGGTCGTGTCGGGCGCCGCTAACAGGCGATCGACTTCCGCGACCGTCAATACGGCTGGTAAATGTTCGGCGTGCTTGGGCGCCGCCACGTTCGCCATGGGATTAGTGGTCGTTTGGTGGGTCTGCACCAGATACCGGTAAAACTTACGGAGCGCGGAGACCGCATGAATCACCGAATTACGCGCCTTGCCTTGACTGGTCAACGCCGCCAAATAATTCATCACGGTGACCCGGTCGACCTGTAAGAAGTCGCCCACTCCCTGCGTCTGCAGGTAGTCACCGAACTCCCGGACTTCCTGGGTGTAGCTGCTGACAGAATTGGCGGCCAGCCCCTGTTCAACGGTCAAATAGTGGCCAAAATCGGCCGTCATCATCGCTAACGTGGTCATCAACGTCCCTCCTCAGCAGTTCTAACCCTTAGTCGGTCGTATCCGGCGTGGTATCGGTCGTTGATTCTTCGGGTTGAACCAGCCAGAGTTCCCCATCGTGTTGGCTAATCCACCGTGCCTTTAACAGGTGGCCCACCGCGCGCTTAAATTGTCCCTTGCTGATTCCAAAGTACGCTTTAATGGCTGCTGGTGAACTCTTATCACTAAACTCGAGATGCCCCGCTTGGGAGTGCTCGAGCGCCGCTAATAGCATCGCTGAATCATCATCGATGGCTTCGTAAGCCCGTGGTTTCAGTGATAAATTAAGGGTCCCGTCGTCATGTACCCCGATGACCCGAGCGTGCAGTTCTTCCCCTAAACGCGGTTCACGTTCGCGTTCGCTAGGGTGAATGAACCCCAATTCAAAGTGATCCGTCATG includes:
- a CDS encoding ScpA family protein; this encodes MPRLLQSGSINMDKTTMDGQPLIQVSDFEGPLDLLLHLIKTNEMDIYDIRIATITTQYLDYLHQMQTLRLDVAGEYFVMAANLMAIKAKLLLPKPQTVVPAADEEAYSDPREELVNQLLEYQRYQQAAQDLKRRAQERQQHFTRSAMAVPSDTPLTVAPGTTVADLQSALLKLVHRVSVARPVTQRVASERFTVKDQMRTVLHRLNRHPVTFDHLFGPTPVLEEVVTTFLAVLELAKRHQIALHQASRLVPLQLNAVVKGDDDHDTTRTD
- a CDS encoding N-acetyltransferase; this translates as MLLKYRSDYQKIAMGILSLDPVFKDWDRLQHALTWYQTSDDRTLYLWKDRRDDFAGILGTEQQGRYVVVRLLTLMPDKQTTRNAQNMLDDLAATVPQQRVMGTLANAKIIAEWEYQHGQDHDGRSTADSSQ
- the xerD gene encoding site-specific tyrosine recombinase XerD, producing MTTLAMMTADFGHYLTVEQGLAANSVSSYTQEVREFGDYLQTQGVGDFLQVDRVTVMNYLAALTSQGKARNSVIHAVSALRKFYRYLVQTHQTTTNPMANVAAPKHAEHLPAVLTVAEVDRLLAAPDTTDKYGIRDRAMLEVLYATGLRVSELVHLKLVDLHLEMGLIQTLGKGDKERIVPIGDVASDWIQQYLQHSRPVLLKQRTSPYLFLNAHGGGLTRQAIWQKIKRYVALADIQKDVTPHTLRHSFATHILENGADLRVVQELLGHADITTTQIYTHISKKRLTAVYDRYHPRA